One region of Candidatus Electrothrix rattekaaiensis genomic DNA includes:
- a CDS encoding helix-turn-helix transcriptional regulator gives MTQKKAFNKSLPVEITERITILGDRIRLARKRRSLTMEEMASRMFVTRKTLARLEKGEPGVSLAVLTSALWVLGLENDLKKLVDPEQDTVGIFYERKRLPERVRSAQSDSKDELDF, from the coding sequence ATGACACAAAAGAAAGCGTTTAATAAGTCTCTTCCCGTGGAAATCACGGAACGCATCACCATCTTAGGTGACCGTATCAGGCTTGCCAGGAAAAGGCGTAGCTTGACCATGGAAGAAATGGCCTCGCGTATGTTCGTCACCAGAAAGACACTGGCACGACTTGAGAAGGGCGAACCGGGTGTGTCGCTGGCGGTGCTGACTTCCGCCCTATGGGTTCTTGGCCTTGAGAATGATTTGAAAAAACTGGTCGATCCGGAACAAGATACGGTTGGAATTTTTTATGAACGAAAAAGGCTCCCGGAGCGGGTTCGGTCTGCTCAATCGGATTCAAAGGATGAATTGGATTTTTAG
- a CDS encoding YqgE/AlgH family protein, which yields MEDLSGHFLISTPQMPDPRFQEQVILLCAHNKEGAMGVVINKPNEEISMMEVLLGTNIPLPEGPLPPVYNGGPVEMEAGFILYSSDFEAGKSLKVTPNIYLSREAKLLEKISKGEGPKDYMFLLGYAGWGPGQLENELMDNSWLTVPGDMHVLFDTPDELKWKQAARRYGINISIFSSIVGNA from the coding sequence ATGGAAGATTTGAGCGGACATTTCCTCATTTCAACACCGCAGATGCCTGACCCGAGATTTCAGGAACAGGTAATTTTGCTGTGCGCACATAATAAAGAAGGTGCGATGGGGGTGGTCATTAATAAACCGAATGAGGAAATATCCATGATGGAGGTGCTGCTAGGCACTAATATTCCTCTGCCGGAAGGCCCCCTGCCGCCGGTTTATAACGGAGGACCGGTGGAAATGGAAGCCGGATTTATTCTGTACAGTTCGGATTTTGAGGCGGGTAAATCTCTCAAGGTCACGCCGAATATTTATCTTTCCCGTGAAGCAAAGTTGCTGGAAAAAATATCCAAAGGCGAGGGGCCTAAGGATTACATGTTTCTGCTGGGATACGCAGGTTGGGGGCCGGGACAATTGGAGAACGAGTTGATGGATAACTCCTGGCTGACCGTGCCCGGTGATATGCATGTCCTCTTTGATACCCCGGATGAGCTGAAATGGAAACAGGCCGCCCGTCGGTACGGTATTAATATTTCTATTTTCAGCAGTATTGTCGGAAATGCCTGA
- the cobT gene encoding nicotinate-nucleotide--dimethylbenzimidazole phosphoribosyltransferase produces MPTTYRPNRPDNVDYLEATFRKIFPQDSEYRDKATARLEQLTMPHWALGDLMDLAVDLAGMTRSMHPPVKRKRVVIMVGDHGVTAEGISKYPSEVTAQMVYNFVNGGAGINALARQAGAEVTVVDMGCVQDLSDLVKEGKIISKKIAAGTENMAHGPAMTRTQAVLAVEVGIEVAERLAPEVDIFATGDMGIGNTTASTAIVAAMTDKTLDQLTGRGTGLDDDQLEHKKEIVARILQMNKPDAEDGLDVLAKVGGYEIGGIAGLIIGAAAHQKPVLVDGFISTAGALIACKLEPFVRDYIICAHRSVEQGHAVMQEKIGCKPLLDLNLRLGEGTGAALAMNVVEAAVAVLTEVSTFADAGVTGTPVA; encoded by the coding sequence ATGCCGACAACATATAGACCCAACCGACCGGATAACGTTGATTATCTTGAAGCCACTTTCCGTAAAATTTTCCCACAGGACAGCGAATACCGGGACAAGGCCACGGCCCGGCTTGAGCAGCTGACCATGCCCCATTGGGCCTTGGGTGACCTCATGGATCTGGCTGTGGATTTGGCCGGGATGACCCGCTCCATGCATCCGCCGGTAAAGCGAAAAAGGGTGGTCATTATGGTGGGCGATCACGGGGTCACCGCAGAAGGGATTTCTAAATATCCCTCCGAGGTCACGGCCCAGATGGTCTATAACTTCGTAAACGGCGGTGCAGGCATTAATGCCTTGGCCCGTCAGGCCGGGGCCGAAGTGACAGTGGTGGACATGGGTTGTGTTCAGGATCTGTCTGATCTGGTGAAAGAAGGTAAGATCATTTCTAAAAAGATCGCTGCTGGGACTGAAAATATGGCCCACGGACCGGCCATGACCCGTACCCAGGCGGTGCTGGCCGTGGAGGTGGGTATTGAAGTGGCGGAGCGACTGGCACCTGAGGTAGATATTTTTGCCACTGGTGATATGGGGATCGGCAACACCACCGCCAGTACAGCCATTGTCGCCGCTATGACCGATAAAACCTTGGACCAGCTGACCGGGCGGGGAACCGGCCTTGATGACGATCAGTTGGAGCATAAAAAAGAGATCGTGGCCCGTATCCTCCAAATGAATAAGCCTGATGCCGAAGACGGGCTAGATGTATTGGCCAAGGTGGGCGGTTATGAGATCGGCGGTATTGCCGGTCTGATCATCGGAGCCGCAGCCCACCAGAAGCCGGTGCTGGTGGACGGCTTTATTTCCACTGCTGGGGCATTGATTGCCTGCAAGCTGGAACCCTTTGTCCGGGATTATATCATCTGCGCTCATCGCTCGGTAGAGCAGGGCCATGCTGTCATGCAGGAGAAGATCGGCTGCAAGCCGCTGCTGGATCTCAATCTTCGCCTCGGCGAAGGCACGGGAGCGGCCCTGGCTATGAATGTGGTTGAGGCAGCGGTGGCCGTGCTCACCGAAGTGTCCACCTTTGCCGATGCCGGGGTGACCGGGACACCAGTCGCATGA
- the cobU gene encoding bifunctional adenosylcobinamide kinase/adenosylcobinamide-phosphate guanylyltransferase, which yields MITLITGGSRSGKSAFAQQQAEQINAPRLFIATCPRIDPEMDERISRHQQDREGLGWQTAEVPLRLAEELERIPAGTTVLIDCLTLWVNNLMYEAEQQEQEISEDQISALAEELACTARNHQGQVFLVTNEVGLGIVPDNPLVRRYRDLVGRCNQVIAAFADQVFLVSCGIPMRLK from the coding sequence GTGATCACCCTCATCACCGGCGGTAGCCGCTCCGGCAAATCCGCCTTTGCCCAGCAACAGGCCGAGCAAATCAATGCCCCTCGCCTTTTCATCGCCACCTGTCCTCGCATCGACCCAGAAATGGACGAGCGCATCAGCAGGCATCAGCAGGATCGGGAAGGGCTGGGCTGGCAAACCGCCGAAGTCCCCCTCCGCCTTGCCGAAGAACTGGAGCGCATCCCAGCCGGAACCACTGTGCTCATCGACTGCCTTACCCTCTGGGTCAATAATTTGATGTACGAGGCTGAGCAGCAAGAGCAGGAAATCAGCGAGGATCAAATCTCCGCCTTGGCCGAAGAATTGGCCTGTACCGCCCGTAATCATCAGGGACAGGTTTTCCTGGTTACCAACGAGGTGGGACTGGGTATTGTCCCGGACAATCCCCTGGTCCGGCGCTACCGTGATCTGGTCGGACGCTGCAATCAGGTAATTGCTGCTTTTGCTGATCAGGTTTTTCTGGTAAGTTGTGGAATCCCGATGCGCTTAAAATAA
- a CDS encoding Uma2 family endonuclease produces MTLPQTKIDEKYSYADYLSWDDQERWELINGDVWDMSPAPSRLHQEISIRLSSLLYQHFKKKDCAVYAAPFDVRLPEQNNTEDHAVTTVVQPDISVICDRNKLDERGCVGAPDLIIEILSPATAAKDLKVKRALYEQHGVREYWLFHPTDRTVMVYRLDQNNEYGKAEVFIRDDSISSELFAGLEIELTEIFQEA; encoded by the coding sequence ATGACTCTTCCACAAACAAAAATCGACGAAAAATACAGCTACGCAGACTATTTATCTTGGGATGATCAAGAACGGTGGGAGCTGATCAACGGGGACGTATGGGATATGTCACCCGCTCCTTCACGATTACACCAGGAGATCTCCATCCGACTCAGCTCATTACTGTATCAACATTTCAAGAAAAAGGACTGCGCGGTTTATGCAGCTCCCTTTGATGTTCGCCTGCCGGAACAGAATAACACAGAGGACCATGCTGTCACCACTGTTGTCCAGCCGGATATTTCGGTCATCTGTGACAGGAACAAACTTGACGAGCGCGGTTGTGTCGGCGCACCTGATCTTATTATTGAGATTCTTTCCCCTGCCACAGCGGCCAAAGACCTGAAGGTCAAAAGAGCCCTGTACGAACAGCACGGGGTCCGCGAATACTGGCTCTTTCACCCCACTGACCGGACAGTGATGGTCTACCGATTAGATCAAAACAACGAGTACGGTAAGGCCGAGGTGTTCATAAGGGACGACAGCATCAGCTCAGAGCTATTTGCGGGGCTGGAGATAGAGCTAACGGAGATTTTTCAGGAAGCCTGA
- the cobS gene encoding adenosylcobinamide-GDP ribazoletransferase — protein sequence MSLLNRRSSGNRRRKKTSRFQRNAPERQKSQQRSTTEPRTRRPLNRTIITVIGSLVAALRFLSILPFAGSLGTSEKELARSVPFFPLVGLLFACIALPLTWGLSQVLPPAVTAVLTVFILLSFSGGLHLDGLADTADGFFSSRPRERILEIMRDSATGAMGVMALVVLLSLKIACLSSMNNQLLIAVFLMPIAGRVAILLLMAMLPYARSEGGLGSLFRDAFNTQQARLRALAALLILSGISWAAAGPQGLLAVFSVLLMTALFAFFCRKKIGGVTGDTLGAACELAEAVVALVFVLRLGNIL from the coding sequence ATGAGCTTATTGAATAGGCGCAGCTCTGGCAATAGGCGCAGAAAAAAAACATCGCGGTTTCAGAGAAACGCTCCTGAGCGGCAAAAAAGTCAGCAAAGGAGTACTACCGAGCCAAGGACCCGTCGACCGCTGAACAGGACCATCATCACGGTGATCGGTTCCCTTGTTGCGGCTCTTCGTTTTCTCTCGATACTTCCCTTTGCAGGCAGCCTCGGTACCAGTGAAAAAGAACTGGCACGATCAGTGCCCTTTTTCCCCTTGGTCGGTCTGCTCTTCGCTTGTATCGCCCTGCCTCTGACTTGGGGGCTGAGTCAGGTTCTGCCGCCAGCGGTGACAGCGGTGCTCACCGTTTTTATCCTGCTCTCCTTTTCCGGAGGACTCCATCTGGACGGGCTCGCCGACACAGCGGACGGTTTTTTTAGTTCCCGTCCCCGTGAACGGATACTGGAGATCATGCGGGATTCAGCCACCGGAGCTATGGGGGTGATGGCCTTGGTTGTGCTCCTCTCCCTCAAGATCGCCTGCCTTTCCTCCATGAATAATCAGCTCCTTATCGCTGTTTTTCTGATGCCCATTGCCGGACGGGTTGCCATCCTGCTGCTTATGGCCATGTTACCCTATGCGCGGTCGGAAGGCGGGTTGGGTAGCCTATTCAGGGACGCATTCAATACGCAACAGGCTCGACTCAGGGCCTTGGCCGCCTTGCTGATCTTGAGCGGTATTTCCTGGGCAGCAGCAGGCCCGCAGGGACTTCTGGCGGTTTTTTCGGTGTTGCTCATGACCGCCCTGTTTGCCTTCTTCTGTCGCAAAAAGATTGGCGGGGTAACCGGGGATACCTTGGGCGCGGCCTGCGAACTCGCTGAAGCCGTGGTTGCCCTGGTCTTTGTTCTCAGACTGGGAAATATTCTGTAA